A stretch of Bordetella petrii DNA encodes these proteins:
- a CDS encoding LysR family transcriptional regulator — translation MDRIDAMQAFARVVETGSFTKAAQTLHMSKTSVTQLVQQLEARLRVKLLNRTTRKVNVTADGAAYYERVIRLLADMDDAETSLSSASALPRGRLRVDVPSPFARMILIPALPAFHARYPDMQLHMGVSDRVVDLIDENVDCVVRGGEITDQSLVARHVGDLQLGVYAAPSYLDLAGRPEHPLELQDSHHRIVGFMWSRTRRAFPYTMRRGEESISVQGRYALAVDDGNAYLAAGLAGLGILWLPDYMATRHVAQGELVRLFDGWQLESMPMYLAFPPNRHVSAKLRVFIDWVVALMARHAPVQGR, via the coding sequence ATGGACCGTATCGACGCGATGCAGGCGTTTGCCCGCGTGGTGGAAACCGGCAGCTTCACCAAAGCAGCCCAGACCCTGCACATGAGCAAGACCAGCGTGACGCAATTGGTGCAGCAGCTGGAGGCGCGCCTGCGCGTCAAGTTGCTGAACCGCACCACGCGGAAGGTCAACGTCACGGCCGATGGCGCCGCCTATTACGAGCGCGTGATACGGCTGCTGGCCGATATGGACGATGCCGAGACCAGCCTGTCCAGCGCGTCCGCGCTGCCGCGCGGGCGGCTGCGGGTGGACGTGCCCAGCCCCTTTGCCCGCATGATTCTCATACCGGCCTTGCCGGCGTTCCACGCCCGGTATCCCGACATGCAGCTGCACATGGGGGTCAGCGACCGGGTGGTGGACCTGATCGACGAGAACGTGGACTGTGTGGTGCGCGGCGGCGAAATCACCGACCAGTCGCTGGTGGCGCGCCACGTGGGCGATTTGCAGCTGGGCGTGTATGCGGCGCCCAGCTACCTGGACCTGGCGGGCCGGCCGGAGCATCCGCTCGAACTGCAAGACTCGCATCACCGTATCGTGGGTTTCATGTGGTCGCGCACGCGCAGGGCTTTTCCGTACACCATGCGCCGCGGCGAAGAAAGCATCAGCGTGCAGGGCCGCTACGCGCTGGCGGTCGACGACGGCAACGCTTATCTGGCGGCCGGCCTGGCCGGGCTGGGAATTCTGTGGCTGCCGGACTACATGGCCACGCGGCACGTCGCGCAGGGCGAGCTGGTGCGGCTGTTCGACGGCTGGCAACTGGAGTCGATGCCGATGTATCTGGCATTTCCGCCGAACCGGCATGTCAGCGCCAAACTGCGCGTGTTCATCGACTGGGTGGTCGCGCTGATGGCGCGGCACGCGCCCGTACAAGGGCGATAG
- a CDS encoding RidA family protein, with amino-acid sequence MTTRDVVFPPQRHALYERNRYSPAIRSNGFLFVSGQVGSRDDGSPEPGLKQQVRLAFENLNAILAEAGGSFDDVIDVTVFMVDPQSKFETIWQVVPEYWGQAPYPTITAVGVTWLYGFDFEIKVIARLPESAGSP; translated from the coding sequence ATGACCACGCGCGATGTCGTTTTTCCCCCGCAACGCCATGCGCTTTATGAGCGCAACCGGTATTCACCGGCGATCCGGTCCAATGGTTTCCTGTTCGTTTCAGGGCAAGTCGGCAGCCGGGACGACGGCTCGCCCGAACCCGGCCTGAAGCAGCAGGTGCGGCTGGCGTTCGAGAACCTGAATGCCATTCTGGCAGAGGCGGGCGGCTCGTTCGACGACGTGATCGACGTCACCGTTTTCATGGTCGACCCGCAATCGAAATTCGAGACCATCTGGCAGGTCGTGCCGGAATACTGGGGCCAGGCGCCCTACCCCACCATCACGGCGGTCGGAGTCACCTGGCTGTATGGCTTCGATTTTGAGATCAAGGTGATCGCTAGGCTGCCTGAGTCGGCCGGCTCTCCATGA